A single window of Nicotiana sylvestris chromosome 5, ASM39365v2, whole genome shotgun sequence DNA harbors:
- the LOC104244265 gene encoding UDP-rhamnose/UDP-galactose transporter 4, whose product MRSKKMSTTVKDEKKMSLDVAAWAFNIVTSVGIIIVNKALMATYGFSFATTLTGLHFATTTLMTFFLKWLGHIQNSQLPWSERLKFVLFANFSIVGMNVSLMWNSVGFYQIAKLSMIPVSCFLEIVLDNVRYSRDTKLSILLVLLGVAICTVTDVSVNAKGFIAAFIAVWSTALQQYYVHFLQRKYSLGSFNLLGHTAPIQATSLLLTGPLVDYWLTEKRVDAYNYTSISLFFIILSCTIAIGTNLSQFICIGRFTAVTFQVLGHMKTILVLILGFLFFGKEGLNLHVVFGMSIAIVGMIWYGNASSQPGGKERLPPPSTIKPEKQNRLLATELDEKV is encoded by the exons ATGCGGTCAAAGAAAATGTCCACGACTGTCAAGGATGAGAAGAAAATGTCTCTTGATGTGGCAGCATGGGCATTCAATATTGTCACTTCAGTTGGAATTATTATTGTTAATAAAGCCTTAATGGCTACATATGGTTTCAGTTTCG CGACAACCTTAACTGGTCTACATTTTGCCACGACGACATTGATGACCTTTTTCCTTAAATGGCTTGGGCATATCCAGAATTCCCAACTTCCTTGGTCTGAACGACTGAAATTTGTATTGTTTGCAAACTTTTCTATTGTCGGAATGAATGTGAGTTTAATGTGGAACTCTGTCGGATTCTATCAG ATCGCAAAGCTAAGTATGATACCAGTGTCGTGCTTTTTGGAAATTGTGCTGGACAATGTGCGATACTCAAGGGACACCAAATTAAGCATTTTGTTGGTCCTACTAGGTGTTGCAATCTGTACTGTTACTGATGTAAGTGTAAATGCAAAAGGTTTTATTGCTGCCTTCATTGCGGTCTGGAGCACTGCCCTGCAGCAATAT TATGTACATTTTCTTCAGCGTAAATATTCCTTGGGATCATTCAACCTGTTGGGGCATACCGCACCAATACAGGCTACATCCCTGCTGTTAACGGGACCCCTTGTAGACTACTGGTTGACTGAGAAGAGGGTCGATGCCTATAACTATACCTCAATATCACTA TTTTTCATCATCCTATCATGTACAATAGCGATAGGGACGAACCTCAGCCAATTCATCTGCATTGGTAGATTTACAGCAGTGACATTTCAAGTGCTTGGTCATATGAAGACAATTCTTGTCCTGATTTTGGGTTTCCTCTTCTTCGGGAAAGAGGGACTCAATCTACACGTTGTCTTCGGAATGTCTATTGCAATCGTTGGCATGATATGGTATGGTAATGCTTCCTCACAACCCGGTGGAAAAGAGCGGCTACCACCTCCTTCTACCATCAAACCTGAAAAACAAAATCGCTTACTAGCAACTGAGCTCGACGAGAAAGTATAG